From Aliarcobacter butzleri, the proteins below share one genomic window:
- the folE gene encoding GTP cyclohydrolase I FolE, with product MNKEIDFENAIKNILTYIGEDINREGLLDTPKRVRKAFEFMCSGYNQDPKEIIQKALFTSTNDEMVVVKDIEFYSFCEHHMLPIIGKAHVAYIPNGKVVGLSKIPRVVDVFARRLQIQEQMTEQICEALNEHLRPKGVAVMIDARHMCMEMRGVEKICSTTVTSSLRGLFKSDKKTKDEFLSIVASSFHK from the coding sequence ATGAATAAAGAGATAGATTTTGAAAATGCAATAAAAAATATTTTAACTTATATAGGAGAAGATATAAATAGAGAAGGTTTACTTGATACTCCAAAAAGAGTTAGAAAAGCTTTTGAATTTATGTGTAGTGGTTATAATCAAGACCCAAAAGAGATTATTCAAAAAGCTCTATTTACATCAACAAATGATGAAATGGTTGTTGTAAAAGATATAGAGTTTTACTCTTTTTGTGAGCATCATATGTTACCTATTATTGGAAAAGCTCATGTTGCTTATATTCCAAATGGAAAAGTTGTTGGACTTTCTAAAATTCCAAGAGTTGTTGATGTTTTTGCAAGAAGACTTCAAATACAAGAACAGATGACAGAGCAAATTTGTGAAGCTTTAAATGAGCATTTAAGACCAAAAGGTGTTGCTGTTATGATAGATGCAAGACATATGTGTATGGAAATGCGTGGTGTTGAAAAAATCTGCTCAACTACAGTTACTTCATCTTTAAGAGGACTTTTTAAATCTGATAAAAAAACAAAAGATGAGTTTTTATCAATTGTAGCTTCATCTTTTCACAAATAG
- the corA gene encoding magnesium/cobalt transporter CorA has protein sequence MINCYVKKGNRLTVVEGVEFIDNNEDKSSVIWIDMLLPTIDEIRAVENLFDMKFPTKQESEEIELSSRYWEEDNRIEINSYFLINETKEAFNETVSFILQGELLISVRYKKLQSFNTFTKKLLTSPREFKNGYSIFCQIIDIRIDADADIIENLSKEITKIRKHVFTDYSNDDEDILEKISTFEDLNMKIRENLTDKQRILNSLLKSQKFLDDKSELPIMLKDIRSLIDHTNFNFERLDYLQNIFIGLLSIEQNKVIKIFTIVNVIFLPPTLIASIYGMNFDFMPELHFEYGYLYSIAFMILAAVSPLIIFKKKGWI, from the coding sequence TTGATTAATTGTTATGTAAAAAAAGGAAATAGATTAACTGTTGTTGAAGGTGTAGAATTTATTGATAATAACGAAGATAAAAGTAGTGTTATTTGGATTGATATGCTTCTTCCTACAATAGATGAAATAAGAGCTGTTGAAAATCTATTTGATATGAAATTTCCAACAAAACAAGAGAGTGAAGAAATTGAGCTGAGTTCTCGATATTGGGAAGAAGATAATAGAATAGAGATAAACAGTTATTTCTTAATAAACGAAACAAAAGAAGCATTTAATGAAACAGTATCTTTTATTTTACAAGGTGAATTATTAATCTCTGTTAGATATAAAAAATTACAAAGTTTTAATACCTTTACAAAAAAATTATTGACAAGTCCAAGAGAATTTAAAAATGGTTACTCGATTTTTTGTCAAATTATAGATATTAGAATTGATGCCGATGCAGATATTATTGAAAATTTGAGTAAAGAGATTACAAAAATAAGAAAACATGTTTTTACAGATTATTCAAATGATGACGAAGATATATTAGAAAAAATCTCTACTTTTGAAGATTTGAATATGAAGATTAGAGAAAACTTAACAGATAAACAAAGAATTTTAAACTCTTTACTAAAATCTCAAAAATTTTTAGATGACAAGAGTGAATTGCCAATTATGTTAAAAGATATTAGGTCTTTGATTGATCACACAAACTTTAATTTTGAAAGATTAGATTATTTACAAAATATTTTTATAGGATTATTGAGTATTGAACAAAATAAAGTTATAAAAATTTTTACAATAGTAAATGTTATTTTCTTACCACCAACATTGATTGCAAGTATTTATGGTATGAACTTTGATTTTATGCCAGAACTTCATTTTGAATATGGATATTTATATTCAATAGCATTTATGATTTTAGCAGCCGTTAGCCCACTTATCATTTTTAAGAAAAAAGGCTGGATATGA
- a CDS encoding type II secretion system F family protein, whose protein sequence is MKKYKIKYQKDEKVEEMILKTSDLANENLPQNILEIKEEKESFKIDFKRKIRIDNKKINLLFYELNLMLQSNINFSDALDILIKNRKDKDIVKLLQIIKESFSSGKSIDENLKEFNINHLVISFLRNCQNSGNITLNINALSKLLIENSELKKSFYKAISYPIFLFITFFLSIVTIFTFVIPKFKTIFFQVKDELPLATKILLVFENLFVNYSFYFFCFFSFIIIFIIYFYKQNAKFEYFIDKFMIRKIVLFKDIYLNMQLYKFFLLIDIMLKSNYEFHKAFISSKLLLKNKYLLDKIYIIDNLLQNGKSINNSFSKTKLFDDIVLNLINTGEISNSLVITIDEIKKIYKNRFDDKMSFLISLIQPIFLVTIMGLILWIVLAIFMPIWNMGNMINI, encoded by the coding sequence ATGAAAAAATATAAAATAAAATATCAAAAAGATGAAAAAGTTGAAGAGATGATTTTAAAAACTTCAGATTTGGCAAATGAGAATTTGCCTCAAAATATTTTAGAGATAAAAGAAGAAAAAGAGAGTTTTAAAATAGATTTTAAAAGGAAAATCAGAATTGATAATAAAAAAATAAATCTGCTTTTTTATGAACTAAATTTGATGCTTCAATCAAATATAAATTTTTCTGATGCTCTTGATATTTTGATAAAAAATAGAAAAGATAAAGATATTGTAAAATTGTTGCAAATAATAAAAGAGTCATTTTCAAGTGGAAAATCAATCGATGAAAATTTAAAAGAGTTTAATATAAACCATTTAGTTATAAGCTTTTTAAGAAACTGCCAAAATAGTGGAAATATCACTTTAAATATAAATGCTTTGAGTAAACTTTTAATAGAAAATTCTGAGTTAAAAAAGAGTTTTTATAAAGCTATTTCTTATCCAATTTTTTTGTTTATTACATTTTTTTTATCAATTGTTACAATATTTACTTTCGTTATTCCGAAATTTAAAACTATATTTTTTCAAGTAAAAGATGAGTTACCACTTGCTACAAAAATTTTATTAGTATTTGAAAACCTTTTTGTAAATTACTCTTTTTATTTCTTTTGTTTTTTTAGTTTTATTATAATTTTCATAATTTATTTTTATAAACAAAATGCTAAATTTGAATATTTTATTGATAAATTTATGATTAGAAAGATTGTTTTATTTAAAGACATTTATTTAAATATGCAACTTTATAAGTTTTTTTTACTTATTGATATAATGTTAAAATCAAACTACGAATTTCATAAAGCTTTTATTTCTTCTAAACTTTTATTAAAAAACAAATATCTATTAGATAAAATATATATTATTGACAATTTATTGCAAAATGGAAAAAGTATTAATAACTCTTTTTCAAAAACGAAACTTTTTGATGATATAGTTTTAAATCTGATAAATACTGGGGAGATTTCAAACTCTTTAGTTATTACAATAGATGAAATAAAAAAGATTTATAAAAATAGATTTGATGACAAAATGAGTTTTTTAATATCGCTGATACAACCAATTTTTTTAGTTACTATTATGGGATTGATTTTATGGATAGTATTAGCAATATTTATGCCAATTTGGAATATGGGAAATATGATAAACATTTAA
- a CDS encoding GspE/PulE family protein, with protein MYLRASDVHIEMYKNLVLFKFRVDGRLKIFFTFEKEFFKSISSYIKLISNLDMTQIRLPQDGRYSLNIEDKKYDFRVSTMPTLEAESIVLRILDNKNIDKNLLTLGLTQSLLHKLKQSLKLTQGLILISGPTGSGKTTTLYSILKELNCEDKKIITVEDPVEYKIESINQVPINPKIGLSFEVVLKNILRQDPDIIFIGEIRDRFSLDIALQASLTGHLVLASIHSNSAVETITRLIDLQADPFLISTTLKLIMAQRLVLNYCKFCDSNGCEKCNYTKYYDRSSIAEILKVDEKISSLIFKKADINEFKEYLKAINYQTLLDDGKLKVNQNLTSIEEIYKVVTY; from the coding sequence ATATATTTAAGAGCAAGTGATGTTCATATTGAAATGTATAAAAACTTAGTTTTATTTAAATTTAGAGTTGATGGTAGATTAAAGATATTTTTTACTTTTGAAAAAGAGTTTTTTAAGTCTATTTCTTCATATATTAAACTAATTTCAAATTTAGATATGACACAAATAAGACTTCCACAAGATGGACGCTATTCTTTAAATATCGAAGATAAAAAGTATGATTTTAGAGTTTCAACGATGCCAACACTTGAAGCTGAATCAATAGTTTTACGAATTTTAGATAATAAAAATATAGATAAAAATCTTTTAACTTTAGGTTTAACCCAAAGTTTGTTGCATAAATTAAAACAAAGTTTAAAATTAACTCAAGGTTTGATTTTAATAAGTGGTCCAACAGGAAGTGGAAAAACTACAACTTTATACTCAATTTTAAAAGAGTTAAATTGTGAAGATAAGAAGATAATTACTGTTGAAGACCCAGTCGAATACAAAATAGAAAGTATAAATCAAGTTCCAATAAATCCAAAAATTGGGCTTAGTTTTGAAGTTGTATTAAAAAATATATTAAGGCAAGACCCAGATATAATATTTATAGGAGAAATAAGAGATAGATTTTCGCTTGATATTGCTTTACAAGCTTCATTAACTGGTCATTTAGTATTGGCAAGTATTCATAGTAATAGTGCAGTTGAAACTATAACTAGACTTATTGATTTACAAGCAGATCCATTTTTGATTTCAACTACTTTAAAACTCATAATGGCTCAAAGGTTAGTTTTAAATTATTGTAAATTTTGTGACTCAAATGGTTGTGAAAAATGTAATTATACAAAATATTATGATAGGTCAAGTATTGCAGAAATTTTAAAAGTTGATGAGAAGATTTCATCTTTGATATTCAAAAAAGCTGATATAAATGAATTTAAAGAGTATTTAAAAGCTATAAATTATCAAACTTTATTGGATGATGGAAAGTTAAAAGTAAATCAAAATTTAACTTCAATTGAAGAAATTTATAAGGTGGTTACTTACTAA
- a CDS encoding YkgJ family cysteine cluster protein — protein MNKGNNEEIIARYTTPDKVVSEFIKCRPIEKEYNSYLASFKENTSNYSRLRKLYILSDAIYEQYHDIAVCQKGCAHCCKIPVDISELEAKYIENNTKFKIVMNKNIDTNEYCNLLDLENGTCKVYEHRPMVCRTYLTFDNPSYCASETKHIHTRLIDHKDLIKLYEKLLDKYSQGKKIVIGDIRNYFSNV, from the coding sequence ATGAATAAAGGTAATAATGAAGAGATTATTGCAAGGTATACTACTCCGGACAAAGTAGTATCTGAATTTATTAAATGTAGACCTATAGAAAAAGAGTACAATAGTTATTTAGCTAGTTTCAAAGAAAATACATCAAATTATTCAAGATTAAGGAAGTTATATATTCTTTCAGATGCAATATATGAACAATATCATGATATAGCAGTTTGTCAAAAAGGTTGTGCTCATTGCTGTAAAATACCTGTGGATATTAGTGAACTAGAAGCTAAATATATAGAGAATAATACTAAGTTTAAGATAGTAATGAATAAAAATATAGATACAAATGAATATTGTAATTTATTAGATTTAGAGAATGGAACATGTAAAGTATATGAACATAGACCTATGGTATGTAGAACATACTTAACATTTGATAATCCAAGTTATTGTGCCAGTGAAACAAAACATATTCATACTAGACTTATTGATCATAAAGATCTTATTAAATTGTATGAAAAACTACTCGATAAATATAGTCAAGGAAAAAAAATAGTAATTGGTGATATTAGAAATTATTTCTCAAATGTATGA
- a CDS encoding S24 family peptidase, with amino-acid sequence MQNYNEILEKLKDILSKELDNKKVFDKDIAQSLNINYDVFRKNKQYNRVPYLEIMQFLAKRNISINWFFFNQLPESLIENTSNYIILKYQKNIIGSAGGGAINYEINPEPLVIDKQLLDYINSSYKYTEVLEVFGESMEPDIKDGSLIFIDKSKKDIDDKNIFLINTKDGLYVKSINVNNDKVILKSNNHTFNDIYLDIDEVDVIGKVCGLLISI; translated from the coding sequence ATGCAAAACTATAACGAAATATTAGAAAAATTAAAAGATATACTTTCTAAAGAACTAGATAATAAAAAAGTATTTGATAAAGATATAGCTCAATCTTTAAATATAAATTACGATGTTTTTAGAAAAAATAAACAATATAATAGAGTTCCATATCTTGAGATAATGCAATTTCTAGCTAAAAGAAATATATCTATTAATTGGTTCTTCTTTAATCAACTTCCTGAAAGCCTTATTGAAAATACATCTAATTACATTATATTAAAATACCAAAAGAATATTATTGGTTCAGCCGGAGGTGGAGCCATAAATTATGAGATAAATCCAGAACCTCTTGTAATAGATAAGCAACTTTTAGATTATATAAATAGTAGCTATAAATATACTGAAGTATTAGAAGTATTTGGAGAGAGCATGGAACCTGATATCAAAGATGGAAGCTTAATTTTTATAGATAAAAGCAAAAAAGATATAGATGATAAAAATATATTTTTAATCAATACAAAAGATGGATTGTATGTTAAATCTATTAATGTAAATAATGATAAAGTAATTTTAAAATCCAACAACCACACTTTTAATGATATTTATCTAGATATTGATGAAGTAGATGTTATTGGTAAGGTTTGTGGATTATTAATCAGTATTTAA
- a CDS encoding HEPN domain-containing protein, whose product MKFLKRIEELIKEGDIVKNTLYEEDAGFCMAKYVDIFKHTEWKLKVQNIIELTAGKNSTYLKKFSEIESVKYIPDQTYPYFIKQFALLNALKDDYENGFLVSLKSLVEADVFDTELEQAKELLSNKYKLAAAVIAGVVLETALRSLCDKEKIPQGKLTKMNDDLTKAGVYNKFQQKSITALADIRNSAAHGKDSEFTHENVENMIRDIESFLATYLN is encoded by the coding sequence ATGAAATTCTTAAAAAGAATTGAAGAACTTATAAAAGAAGGTGATATAGTTAAAAATACTTTATATGAAGAAGATGCTGGATTTTGTATGGCTAAGTATGTAGATATCTTTAAACATACTGAATGGAAATTAAAAGTACAAAATATAATAGAACTTACTGCAGGAAAGAATTCTACATATTTGAAAAAGTTCTCTGAAATTGAATCTGTAAAATATATACCAGATCAAACATATCCTTACTTTATAAAACAATTTGCTCTATTAAATGCTTTAAAAGATGATTATGAAAATGGTTTTTTAGTGTCGCTTAAATCTTTAGTAGAAGCAGATGTTTTCGATACAGAGCTTGAACAAGCTAAAGAATTACTATCTAATAAATATAAGTTAGCTGCTGCTGTAATTGCTGGAGTAGTTTTAGAAACGGCTCTTAGAAGCTTATGTGATAAAGAAAAAATACCACAGGGGAAACTTACAAAAATGAATGATGATTTAACAAAAGCTGGTGTTTATAATAAGTTCCAACAAAAAAGCATTACTGCATTAGCAGATATTAGAAATAGTGCTGCTCATGGTAAAGATAGTGAATTTACTCATGAAAATGTTGAAAATATGATAAGAGATATTGAAAGTTTCTTGGCTACTTATTTAAACTAA
- a CDS encoding DNA adenine methylase — MQRTKLKAPFGWVGGKTQLARDIIDLIPQEHKTYIEVFGGAGSVLYQKEPSKLEVFNDINSELINLHRAIRNNPQSLSIYLNDLLISREIFNDIKSKHLRGRNNIEKAAFYFYQLTQSFGSKGDNFAMAAKSGRKPKNIYRNFKTISERLKYVTIENMSFNKLISLYDKDDAFFYVDPPYVSTESYYKNTGGFGLKEHEELAQLLSNIKGKFLLSYNDSVIVRELYKGFNIKSTKEIRYTLGANMHGKKKSVSEVFITNY, encoded by the coding sequence ATGCAAAGAACAAAACTAAAAGCCCCATTTGGTTGGGTAGGTGGCAAAACTCAATTAGCTAGAGATATTATTGATCTTATTCCTCAAGAACATAAAACTTATATTGAAGTTTTTGGAGGAGCAGGAAGTGTACTTTATCAAAAAGAACCAAGTAAACTTGAAGTGTTTAATGATATAAATAGTGAACTTATAAATCTTCACAGAGCTATTAGAAATAATCCACAAAGCTTGAGTATTTATTTGAATGATTTACTTATCTCAAGAGAGATATTTAATGATATTAAATCAAAACATTTAAGAGGTAGAAATAATATAGAAAAAGCAGCTTTCTACTTTTATCAATTAACTCAAAGCTTTGGCTCTAAAGGTGATAACTTTGCTATGGCTGCAAAGTCAGGACGAAAACCTAAAAATATATATAGAAATTTTAAGACTATTTCAGAGAGGCTTAAATATGTAACAATAGAGAATATGAGCTTTAATAAACTTATTTCTTTGTATGATAAAGATGACGCCTTTTTCTATGTAGATCCACCTTATGTAAGTACTGAAAGCTACTATAAAAATACAGGTGGATTTGGACTTAAAGAACATGAAGAGTTAGCACAACTGTTGTCAAATATAAAAGGTAAATTTTTATTGAGTTATAACGATAGTGTAATAGTTCGAGAGTTATACAAAGGCTTTAATATTAAAAGTACAAAAGAGATAAGATACACTCTTGGAGCAAATATGCATGGTAAGAAAAAGAGTGTGAGTGAGGTGTTTATAACTAATTATTAA